One region of Tumebacillus amylolyticus genomic DNA includes:
- a CDS encoding extracellular solute-binding protein, whose product MQSSTAWKAIATTLVLTSLVGCSSSSSSDSASGTQTINAWIMGDGTWKDFYSKLADQFHQENPDIQVKLDFIPWDQGHDKLITAAASDAGPDVTTDGGRWTTELAVMGALEPLDDFLNDTYKKDFVDAAWETTQWKGRTWGIPQGFTTTALFYRTDWLQQAGYDHPPKNWAEFEDLAKKMTHNHHYGFALVGDNSMDTTMFWTPFLWQNGGELLSKDLKKATFNSYAGIQALQFYVDLYRKDHAAPDSALSTKRNDANKLFTNGIAGMTTTGPWFFSEIKRDKPDLPFAVAPYPVGKQAATLATTDHIVMLKSAKNKQACWKWIDFVTNPQNSQAWNQTIGFIPYRKSGLAALANTSDPNFKVLLNEVQNAHAYPTLPDWPQIDDEIANAVQTALAGKKAPKEALDDAAKKVDEILAQSN is encoded by the coding sequence TTGCAAAGCTCCACTGCTTGGAAAGCGATTGCCACCACGCTCGTCCTGACCTCCCTCGTAGGCTGTTCATCGAGCAGTTCATCCGACTCGGCCTCGGGCACCCAGACCATCAACGCTTGGATCATGGGCGACGGAACTTGGAAGGACTTCTACAGCAAACTCGCCGACCAATTTCACCAAGAGAACCCGGACATCCAAGTCAAACTCGACTTCATCCCGTGGGACCAAGGCCACGACAAACTCATCACCGCGGCCGCCTCTGACGCCGGCCCGGACGTCACCACCGACGGCGGCCGCTGGACAACGGAACTCGCCGTCATGGGAGCCCTCGAACCACTCGATGACTTCCTGAACGACACCTATAAAAAAGACTTCGTCGACGCCGCCTGGGAAACGACCCAATGGAAAGGCCGCACATGGGGAATCCCCCAAGGCTTCACGACCACCGCTCTGTTCTACCGCACCGACTGGCTGCAACAAGCAGGCTACGACCATCCACCCAAGAACTGGGCGGAATTCGAAGATCTCGCCAAGAAAATGACCCACAACCACCACTACGGCTTCGCTCTCGTCGGCGACAATTCGATGGATACGACGATGTTCTGGACCCCGTTCCTCTGGCAAAACGGCGGCGAACTCCTGTCCAAAGATTTGAAAAAAGCCACCTTCAACTCCTACGCCGGCATCCAAGCGCTCCAATTCTACGTCGATCTCTACCGCAAAGACCATGCCGCGCCAGACTCAGCTCTCAGCACCAAGCGCAACGACGCGAACAAACTGTTCACCAACGGCATCGCCGGGATGACGACGACCGGACCGTGGTTTTTTTCCGAAATCAAGCGAGACAAACCCGACCTCCCCTTCGCCGTCGCACCGTACCCGGTGGGCAAACAAGCCGCAACACTCGCCACCACCGACCACATCGTCATGCTGAAATCTGCAAAAAACAAACAAGCCTGCTGGAAGTGGATCGACTTTGTCACCAACCCGCAAAACTCCCAAGCTTGGAACCAAACCATCGGCTTCATCCCGTACCGCAAATCCGGCCTTGCAGCCCTCGCCAACACAAGCGACCCAAACTTCAAAGTCCTACTCAACGAGGTACAAAACGCCCATGCTTACCCCACGCTTCCGGATTGGCCGCAAATCGACGACGAAATCGCCAACGCTGTCCAAACGGCGTTGGCGGGCAAGAAAGCGCCGAAGGAGGCGCTGGACGATGCGGCCAAGAAAGTTGACGAGATTCTGGCGCAATCGAACTAA
- a CDS encoding carbohydrate ABC transporter permease, with protein sequence MRPRKLTRFWRNRTNASAYLFLAPALLILGLVILYPLLNTLWLSFQHKVLIRPDQDSFVGLQNYAKVLADPDVRAAASHTILFTLCSVGMKVVLGMLGALLLNVKMRGAGWVRTLYMLPWLVPSVVASLVWRWIFNDPFGIANTLLQSFGGPAVNWLGQDTTAMFAVILVDIWRGLPLMTLLLLAGLQMIPRETLEAAMIDGAHAGQRFWRVVLPMMRPTLIMAGTLSLIGTFNSFNIVYVMTGGGPAHATEILVTYVFRLAFQKFNFGYAGTLAVWIIVLLTILTGIYNRLLRERGEGDA encoded by the coding sequence ATGCGGCCAAGAAAGTTGACGAGATTCTGGCGCAATCGAACTAACGCCTCAGCCTACCTCTTTCTCGCGCCTGCCCTGCTCATTCTGGGGCTGGTCATCCTCTACCCGTTGTTGAACACGCTGTGGCTTTCGTTCCAGCACAAAGTCTTGATCCGCCCGGATCAGGATTCTTTTGTCGGGCTCCAAAACTATGCAAAAGTACTCGCCGATCCGGATGTACGAGCGGCGGCGTCGCATACGATTCTCTTCACACTCTGCTCGGTGGGGATGAAGGTGGTGCTCGGAATGCTGGGAGCGCTCCTTCTGAATGTAAAAATGCGCGGAGCCGGCTGGGTTCGCACGCTCTACATGCTCCCGTGGTTGGTTCCTTCGGTCGTTGCTTCTCTCGTCTGGCGTTGGATTTTCAACGACCCGTTCGGCATCGCCAACACACTGCTGCAATCGTTCGGAGGGCCTGCGGTGAATTGGCTTGGGCAGGACACGACTGCAATGTTTGCTGTGATTCTCGTGGACATCTGGCGCGGGTTGCCGCTGATGACGTTGCTACTGCTTGCAGGACTGCAAATGATTCCACGTGAAACATTGGAGGCGGCGATGATCGACGGAGCGCATGCCGGGCAGCGCTTTTGGCGCGTGGTTCTGCCGATGATGCGACCGACGTTGATCATGGCGGGGACGTTGTCGTTGATCGGAACTTTCAACTCGTTCAACATCGTCTACGTCATGACAGGCGGCGGTCCGGCGCATGCGACTGAGATTTTGGTAACGTACGTGTTCCGCCTTGCGTTCCAAAAATTCAACTTCGGTTATGCGGGGACGCTGGCTGTATGGATCATCGTACTGCTCACGATACTTACCGGCATCTACAACCGCCTGTTGCGCGAAAGAGGGGAGGGAGACGCGTGA
- a CDS encoding ABC transporter permease subunit, producing the protein MRLRRIFFTISWWVAAILFVAFLAFPVLWMLSTSLKPSGEIFHIPPTWIPEHPTLHSFTTLWQKGNFLRYLGNSILVALATTGIAVVVASMAGYAFARLPFVGRKSVLFGILAAQMIPGVLFLLPIFMLMKQLGLLNSYLGLILANVTFALPFAIWMMYGFYKHIPAEIEEAAWVDGAGFGGTYFRVVLPMGRPGLLSCAIFCFLSSWDEFVFALALNTRDELRTMPVGLYNFVGQYGIEWNYLMAGALLVTIPAMIFFALFQKQILSGFAAGAVKG; encoded by the coding sequence GTGAGACTGCGGAGAATTTTTTTCACCATCTCTTGGTGGGTGGCGGCGATTCTCTTTGTCGCGTTTCTGGCGTTTCCGGTGCTGTGGATGCTCTCCACTTCGCTCAAGCCTTCGGGGGAGATCTTTCACATCCCGCCGACATGGATTCCCGAGCATCCCACGCTCCATTCGTTTACAACGCTGTGGCAAAAAGGCAACTTCTTGCGATACCTGGGCAACTCCATCCTCGTGGCCTTGGCGACGACCGGGATCGCCGTCGTAGTCGCAAGCATGGCAGGGTACGCATTCGCCCGTCTGCCGTTCGTCGGGAGAAAAAGCGTTCTGTTCGGCATCTTGGCGGCGCAGATGATTCCCGGCGTGCTGTTTCTGCTCCCGATCTTCATGCTCATGAAGCAGTTGGGGTTGCTGAACTCGTATCTGGGCTTGATCTTGGCGAACGTGACGTTTGCGTTGCCGTTTGCAATCTGGATGATGTACGGGTTTTACAAGCACATCCCCGCCGAGATCGAAGAGGCCGCTTGGGTGGACGGCGCGGGATTTGGCGGGACTTATTTTCGCGTGGTCTTGCCGATGGGGAGGCCGGGGTTGTTGTCTTGTGCGATCTTTTGCTTTTTGAGTTCGTGGGATGAATTTGTGTTCGCGCTGGCTTTGAATACTCGGGATGAACTGCGAACGATGCCGGTGGGGCTGTACAATTTCGTCGGGCAGTACGGAATCGAGTGGAACTATCTGATGGCCGGTGCTTTGCTCGTTACGATTCCGGCGATGATCTTTTTTGCGCTGTTTCAAAAACAGATCTTGTCAGGCTTTGCGGCCGGTGCGGTCAAGGGGTGA
- the tyrS gene encoding tyrosine--tRNA ligase codes for MAEEVKRDPAVEAEVARQMEVLTRGAAEVIPVEDLEKKVRKSIKTGKQLTVKLGIDPTGADLTLGHTVVLQKLRHFQDMGHKVQLLIGDFTGMIGDPTDRTEARKQLTREEVLENAATFKEQAFKVLDTDPAKIEVMYNSDWLSKLNFADVLELASKMTVARMLERDDFKKRYEGKMPISLHEFMYPLMQGYDSVAMKCDVEIGGTDQTFNVLMGRMLQEKDGQEPQVVITMPLLVGLDGVKKMGKSAGNYIGVTEGANEQYGKTMSIPDHLIASYFELVTDVPVVEVKAIKQGLEDKSLHPRDAKMALGRAIVTKYHGEEAAQEAENYFKTVFQNREIPEDLPEYEVEPGTKWIVALLTELKLAPSNGEARRLIQQGGLKINSEKIEDPQLQLDVEDGMILQAGKRKFAKLIVK; via the coding sequence TTGGCAGAAGAAGTGAAAAGAGACCCGGCTGTCGAGGCAGAAGTAGCTCGTCAGATGGAAGTGTTAACCCGCGGCGCAGCCGAGGTCATCCCGGTTGAGGACTTGGAGAAAAAAGTCCGCAAAAGCATCAAAACGGGCAAGCAATTGACCGTAAAACTCGGCATCGACCCGACCGGCGCAGACCTGACCTTGGGTCACACGGTCGTCCTGCAGAAACTCCGCCATTTCCAAGACATGGGCCACAAAGTCCAGCTCTTGATCGGGGACTTCACCGGCATGATCGGGGACCCGACCGACCGCACCGAAGCGCGTAAGCAACTGACCCGCGAGGAAGTGTTGGAGAACGCGGCGACGTTCAAGGAGCAGGCGTTCAAAGTACTGGACACCGATCCGGCGAAGATCGAAGTCATGTACAACTCCGATTGGCTCAGCAAGCTGAACTTCGCAGACGTGCTCGAACTCGCGTCCAAGATGACCGTCGCACGGATGCTTGAACGCGACGACTTCAAGAAGCGCTACGAAGGCAAGATGCCGATCTCGCTGCACGAGTTCATGTACCCGCTGATGCAGGGATACGATTCGGTCGCGATGAAGTGCGACGTGGAAATCGGCGGCACCGACCAGACGTTCAACGTCCTCATGGGTCGCATGTTGCAAGAAAAGGACGGCCAAGAGCCGCAAGTCGTCATCACCATGCCGCTGTTGGTAGGTCTCGACGGCGTGAAGAAAATGGGCAAGTCCGCCGGCAACTACATCGGCGTGACGGAAGGCGCAAACGAGCAATACGGCAAGACGATGTCGATCCCGGACCATCTGATCGCTTCCTACTTCGAACTGGTCACCGACGTTCCGGTCGTCGAAGTGAAAGCCATCAAGCAAGGCTTGGAAGACAAATCTCTGCATCCGCGTGATGCCAAGATGGCGCTCGGTCGTGCGATCGTCACCAAGTACCACGGGGAAGAAGCGGCGCAGGAAGCGGAGAACTACTTCAAGACCGTGTTCCAGAACCGTGAAATTCCGGAAGACCTCCCGGAGTACGAAGTGGAGCCGGGCACGAAGTGGATCGTCGCTCTGCTGACGGAATTGAAGCTCGCTCCGTCCAACGGCGAAGCGCGCCGCCTGATCCAACAGGGCGGTCTGAAAATCAACTCCGAGAAAATCGAAGACCCGCAACTGCAACTTGACGTCGAGGACGGCATGATCCTCCAAGCCGGCAAGCGCAAGTTCGCCAAGTTGATTGTGAAATAA
- a CDS encoding GGDEF domain-containing protein, which produces MTNQENPSERQDSQRKLDMRFLCAVIVLVVAQFVTLFSQPTRPFTYIWYSMCVGVLIIGYVRGRVFGLLMSLVAVFLFGSFNMYQFFVAHDTSQLSTVDALWFFLFPLCGFTGGLLGDFVRGLLTRYEAVYGSVDELLLADPLTGLMNAKRFFFDLQEELERAKRHFIRRERAGEASGTWESLSAEQANINEVLTVMLFEIVHFNEFVTLYGEQQSNKLLATISEELQHVTRPSDRKARIDRARFALILPETPPQNATIVRNRLNEAIDSFQMTVRETRTRQVTLKLRFGMATAPQQGATAEDLFATAERELSFDLG; this is translated from the coding sequence ATGACCAACCAAGAAAACCCGTCCGAGCGCCAGGACTCGCAACGCAAGCTCGACATGCGTTTCCTCTGTGCCGTCATCGTGCTGGTCGTCGCCCAGTTTGTGACGCTGTTCAGCCAGCCGACACGGCCATTTACGTACATCTGGTACTCGATGTGCGTAGGAGTCTTGATCATCGGCTATGTTCGAGGGCGCGTGTTCGGGTTGCTGATGTCGCTCGTGGCGGTGTTTTTGTTCGGAAGCTTCAATATGTATCAGTTTTTCGTCGCGCATGATACGTCGCAGTTGTCGACGGTCGATGCGTTGTGGTTCTTTCTGTTTCCGCTCTGCGGGTTCACGGGAGGTCTCCTCGGGGACTTTGTGCGGGGACTGCTGACTCGCTACGAGGCGGTCTACGGATCGGTCGATGAGTTGTTGCTTGCCGATCCGTTGACGGGGTTGATGAACGCGAAGCGTTTTTTCTTCGACTTGCAGGAGGAGTTGGAGCGGGCGAAGCGGCACTTCATTCGGCGGGAACGTGCGGGGGAAGCGAGCGGGACATGGGAGTCGTTGTCGGCGGAACAAGCGAATATCAACGAAGTTCTCACCGTCATGCTGTTTGAGATTGTTCATTTCAATGAATTTGTGACGCTGTATGGAGAACAGCAGAGCAACAAATTGCTGGCGACGATTTCGGAGGAATTGCAGCACGTCACGCGACCCAGTGATCGCAAAGCGAGGATCGACCGGGCGCGGTTCGCTCTGATCTTGCCGGAGACGCCGCCGCAGAATGCCACCATCGTGCGAAATCGCTTGAACGAAGCGATCGACAGCTTCCAGATGACCGTGCGGGAGACGCGGACGCGTCAGGTGACGTTGAAGCTGAGATTCGGGATGGCGACCGCTCCGCAACAGGGAGCTACGGCCGAAGACTTGTTCGCAACGGCGGAAAGGGAGTTGTCGTTTGATCTGGGGTAG
- a CDS encoding polysaccharide deacetylase family protein — MFSWLPCPARADDKPAGILLLYHTGYENEQVYMRSLFNLMAPFGTSITPINVEEQAPNDADVVELVTHAKYIVLLADRDGVQKLPDSWRLTARKSSAALYFMGENPADVFGATNPVQETVGKLASATTLLIHGNSYPLNVSIDMPLFQLPSPREQVYAEIANGDRREPFISSSHLGAGTGAGGQKRSLFLCLRYTAFGELSFAIADSLFDFFGVDVKPLHEAYVRIEDIHPMRSPEEIRNITDFLSGEGIPFLLGVIPIYQNGGERVVLSDRPELVQALQYAQSKGGTIIQHGTTHQYYLSETGEGYEFWDSANKGPIPDEDTYITDKLELGLKVLLENKLYPVAFEPPHYAMTRHGYEIAARYFSTVVGNLQITDTSFVTMEPPYGITNSYQGGLTFYPENGGYVYEEHPSVVPEMLANMKKVEIVRRSQTGFFFHSYLPLQDLKELVKGMKESGLTPFNLRDYENTVKTPWGTISTANGLLHTDIRPPQESTGNVDVPRSTAQKVSNFVAWGVVSVVTTVIAVFLIQVRILRRRRRARLFAERGELK, encoded by the coding sequence TTGTTCTCTTGGCTGCCTTGCCCGGCACGGGCAGACGACAAGCCTGCGGGTATTCTGCTCCTGTACCACACGGGATACGAGAACGAGCAGGTCTACATGCGGTCTCTGTTCAACCTCATGGCGCCTTTTGGCACGTCGATCACTCCGATCAACGTCGAAGAGCAGGCCCCGAACGATGCGGACGTGGTGGAGTTGGTGACCCATGCGAAGTACATCGTCTTGCTCGCAGACCGTGACGGCGTGCAAAAACTGCCGGACTCTTGGCGGCTCACGGCTCGCAAGTCTTCCGCCGCTCTGTACTTCATGGGGGAAAACCCAGCAGACGTATTTGGCGCAACGAACCCCGTGCAAGAAACGGTCGGCAAGCTCGCCAGCGCCACGACCTTGCTCATTCATGGGAATTCATACCCGCTCAACGTCTCCATCGACATGCCGCTTTTTCAACTGCCGTCTCCAAGGGAGCAAGTGTATGCGGAGATTGCGAACGGTGATCGCCGAGAGCCTTTTATCTCGTCCTCGCATCTGGGAGCGGGAACGGGAGCAGGCGGGCAGAAGCGATCCCTTTTCCTCTGCCTCCGATACACCGCGTTTGGCGAACTGAGTTTCGCGATTGCAGATTCGCTTTTTGATTTCTTCGGTGTGGATGTGAAGCCGTTGCACGAAGCTTATGTGCGGATCGAGGACATCCACCCCATGCGAAGCCCCGAGGAAATTCGCAACATCACCGATTTTCTCAGTGGGGAGGGGATTCCGTTCCTCCTCGGCGTCATTCCGATCTACCAAAACGGAGGAGAGCGTGTCGTGCTCTCCGACCGCCCGGAACTAGTGCAAGCGTTGCAATACGCCCAGTCCAAGGGCGGCACGATCATCCAGCACGGCACCACGCACCAATACTATCTGTCCGAGACGGGCGAGGGCTACGAATTCTGGGACTCGGCGAACAAAGGCCCGATTCCTGACGAAGACACGTACATCACCGACAAGTTGGAACTCGGGCTGAAAGTCCTCTTGGAGAACAAATTGTACCCTGTTGCCTTTGAACCGCCGCACTATGCGATGACGAGGCACGGCTACGAAATCGCTGCGAGGTACTTTTCCACGGTGGTCGGCAATTTGCAAATCACCGATACTTCGTTTGTCACGATGGAGCCGCCTTATGGAATCACGAACAGCTACCAAGGGGGGCTGACGTTTTACCCCGAGAACGGCGGCTACGTGTACGAGGAACACCCGAGTGTCGTTCCCGAAATGCTCGCCAACATGAAAAAAGTCGAGATCGTGCGCCGTTCGCAGACCGGGTTCTTTTTTCACTCGTATTTGCCGCTTCAAGATTTGAAAGAGTTGGTGAAGGGCATGAAGGAGTCGGGTCTCACCCCCTTCAACTTGCGAGACTACGAGAATACGGTCAAAACTCCGTGGGGCACGATTTCCACCGCCAACGGTCTCCTCCACACCGACATCAGACCGCCACAGGAGTCTACGGGGAATGTCGACGTCCCGCGCAGTACCGCGCAGAAAGTCTCGAACTTCGTGGCGTGGGGCGTTGTGAGCGTGGTGACGACGGTGATTGCGGTGTTTCTCATCCAAGTGCGGATCTTGCGTCGACGTCGTCGGGCGCGGCTGTTTGCGGAGAGGGGAGAGCTGAAATGA
- a CDS encoding glycosyltransferase family 2 protein translates to MNVDKLFLFSLIMIWVMLLYHVALAIAGYRYEKKLESFADQLPLPDVAPFVSVMVPAHNEEKVIERTARALCSFDYPPDRFEVIIVNDRSKDRTGQILDELTKEHPMLRPYHIKPGEGGGGKSAALNKGIESARGEVIAVYDADNTPERTALTRLVSTLCSNENYGAVVGKFRVINAKKNLLTKFINIETISFQWMVQAGRWNLFKIASIPGTNFVIWRHVLDEAGSWDEKALAEDTELSIRIYETGKMICFMPLGVTWEQEPETWNVWIKQRTRWVQGNSYVVIKFVKQIFKLKRKRMVFDILYFFFTYFVFLLGVLLSDLIFVLAAFGVVKLTLNGPYVVIWLLAYVLFIVEILVTLEIERTELTWRNLFVVALMYFTYSQLWLYLVVRGMFLQLKSTLKKEKIVWYKTDRF, encoded by the coding sequence ATGAACGTCGACAAGCTCTTTTTGTTCTCGTTGATCATGATCTGGGTGATGTTGCTCTACCACGTGGCGTTGGCGATTGCCGGCTATCGCTATGAAAAAAAGCTGGAGAGCTTCGCGGACCAGCTTCCCTTACCGGACGTCGCGCCCTTCGTCTCGGTGATGGTTCCCGCCCACAACGAGGAAAAAGTCATCGAGCGCACCGCCCGCGCCCTCTGTTCGTTCGACTACCCGCCCGATCGCTTCGAAGTGATCATCGTCAACGACCGCTCCAAGGACCGCACCGGGCAAATTCTCGACGAACTGACCAAGGAGCACCCGATGCTCCGCCCGTATCACATCAAACCGGGCGAGGGCGGCGGTGGCAAATCGGCTGCCTTGAACAAAGGGATCGAATCGGCGAGAGGTGAGGTCATCGCCGTGTATGACGCCGACAACACGCCTGAACGCACGGCGTTGACGCGCTTGGTGTCCACACTCTGCAGCAACGAAAACTACGGCGCTGTCGTCGGCAAATTCCGTGTCATCAACGCCAAAAAGAACCTGCTTACGAAGTTCATCAACATCGAAACGATTTCGTTCCAATGGATGGTGCAAGCCGGGCGTTGGAATCTGTTTAAAATCGCCAGCATCCCCGGCACCAACTTCGTCATCTGGCGGCATGTGCTCGACGAAGCGGGCTCGTGGGATGAAAAAGCGCTCGCCGAAGACACAGAGCTCTCCATCCGCATCTACGAAACCGGCAAGATGATCTGCTTCATGCCCCTTGGCGTGACGTGGGAGCAGGAGCCTGAAACTTGGAACGTGTGGATCAAGCAGAGGACGAGGTGGGTGCAAGGCAACTCGTATGTGGTGATCAAGTTCGTCAAACAGATCTTCAAGCTCAAACGCAAGCGGATGGTGTTTGATATCTTGTACTTTTTCTTCACGTATTTTGTTTTTTTGCTGGGCGTGTTGCTGTCCGACCTGATCTTCGTGCTGGCCGCATTCGGGGTCGTGAAGCTGACGTTGAACGGGCCGTATGTGGTGATCTGGTTGCTGGCGTATGTGCTGTTCATCGTCGAGATTCTCGTCACTTTGGAAATTGAACGAACGGAACTGACGTGGCGCAATCTGTTCGTCGTGGCGTTGATGTACTTCACCTACTCGCAGCTCTGGTTGTACCTCGTCGTGCGCGGGATGTTCCTCCAACTCAAGAGCACGTTGAAGAAGGAAAAAATCGTCTGGTACAAAACAGACCGATTCTGA